The Acidimicrobiales bacterium genomic interval TCGGCGAGGTGACCGCCCTCGAGCTCGAGTACGACCAGACGGGCAAGCGGACGATCATCCGTGGCCTCGACCTGTCCAACCGGCTGATGCGCGGCAAGAAGACGCGCGTCTTCGAGGACATGCTCGCCTCCGAGATCGTCGAGGAGATCCTCGCCGAGAACGGCATCGAGCTGAACGAGATCGAGCCGACCGACGACCTCATCGAGTACAAGCTGCAGGCGGGCGTCACCGACTGGGACTTCATCCAGACGCTCGCGATGGACTGCGGCTACCGGGCCTACATGTCCGACGGCGTCTTCACCTTCGCCCCCGCCGTGCCTCCCGTGGAGGGGGACGTCCCCGGGACGCTCGAGGAGAGCGGCCCCACCCAGATCGTGGTCGGCGACAGCCTGATCCGGCTGCGCGCCGTCGTTCGCTCCAACGAGCAGGTCGAGGACGTCCAGGTGACGGGCTGGAGCCCGCTCGAGGACGCGCCGGTGATCGGCGTGTCCCCGGCGGAGGCGATCGCCACCGAGACGGTCGTGCAGCCCGAGGAGCTCGCCTCCGTCGAGGGCGCCAACAGCTTCCTCTACCTCGGCTTCCCGACGGCCGACGAGGACGCCGCCGAGACGAAGGCGGCTGCCCTCGGCAATCAGCTCGCCGAGTCCTACGCCGAGCTCGAGGGCGAGTGCATGGGCGACGCTGCCTTGAAGGCGGGTGTCGCTATCAACCTCAGCCTCGCCGGGGCGAGCTTCGACGGCGCCTACACGCTCACCTCGACCCGGCACGTCTTCAGCCCGGAGAGCGGCTACACGACGCAGTTCAGCGCGAGCGGCTGGCAGGATCGCACGCTGCTCGGGCTCGCGAAGGGTCCCGAGGTGGGCGTCACGCCGCCGCCCCAGCGGATCAACGGGGTCGTCTCGGCGACCGTGGTCAACGTCCGCGACCCCGAGGAGCAGGGGAGGGTCCAGGTCCTCTACGAGTGGATGGACACCGAGGGCGTCGCGATGAGCGACTGGGCCCGCGTCGTGCAGATCGGCGCCGGCGAGGGGTTCGGCTTCTTCTGGCTGCCCGAGGAGGGCGACGAGGTGCTCGTCTCCTTCGAGCAGGGCGACCCGTCTCGCCCAGTCGTCCTCGGCTCGCTCTACAACACCGTCCTCGAGCCGGCCGCCCCGGCGGCGATCGACGAGGCCACCGGCCTCGTCGCCATGCGGAGGATCAGCTCCCGCTTCTACCACAACATCACCTTCCTCGACTCCGAGGAGCAGACCGGGATCTTGATCGAGACGGGCGACGAGCTCGCCGGGATCTTCCTCGACGCGGACGAGCAGGTCATCAGCATCTACAACCTCGACGGGGACATCGCGATCAGCGGCACCGACATCCAGATCAGCGCCGAGGGGGACCTGTCCCTCGAGGCGGTGGGGGAGCTGTCGATCTCCGCCGCGTCGGTGACGATCGAGGGGGAGGGCGACGTCTCCCTCTCGGGCGCGGCGGTGGAGCTCACCGCCGAGGGGGAGATGTCCCTCGACGGTCCGATCGTCACGATCAACGGCTAGGGGGGCGCGTGGCGCAGGAGTTCATCGGATCGGGGTGGGCCTTCCCGCTCTCGACGACCTCGACGGGCTCGATCGCGCTCGTGAGCGGGGACCGCGAGATCGAGGAGTCGATCCGGATCATCCTGTCCACCGCCTACGGCGAGCGGCCCATGCGCCCCGAGTTCGGCTGCGGCATCCACGACCACGTCTTCGACCCGGCGGACGCGACGACGGCCGGCCTCATCGCCTTCGAGGTCAAGCGCTCGCTCGCCCGCTGGGAGCCGCGCATCACCGTCCTCGGGGTCGACGTCATGGTCGACCGGGTGCACGAGGCGACGATGTACATCGACATCCGGTACACGAAGCGGGGGACGAACGACCCGCGCAACCTCGTGTTCCCCTTCTACGTGATCCCCGAGGAAGGCTCACCGCGTTGACCCTGCCCGTCCCGAACCTCGACGACCGGCGCTTCCAGGACTACGTGGACGACGCCAAGCGCCTCGTCCAGCAGCGTTGCCCGGAGTGGACCGACCACAACGTCTCGGACCCCGGCGTCACGCTGATCGAGACGTTCGCCTACATGGTCGACCAGCTCACCTTCCGGCTGAACAAGGTCCCCGACCGCAACTACGTGAAGTTCCTCGAGCTCATCGGGGTCCACCTCTTCCCGCCGTCGGCCGCGGAGACGCTCGTCACCTTCTGGCTCACCTCGCCGCAGGACCGGCCGGTCGTCGTCCCGCGCGGCACGAGGGTGTCGACCCAGCGCGTCTCCAAGGAGGAGCCCGTCGTCTTCGAGACGACCGAGGCCCTCACCGTCGTGTCGAGCTCGCTCGCGAGCGTCGTCTCGGTCCTCGCCGGCGACCGCAGCGTCGACCACAGCGAGCGCCTCGGGCGCGAGGAGTTCCCGTGCTTCGGCGCGGTGCCCATGCCCGGCGAGGCACTGCTGCTCGGCTTGCGCGAGGCCGTGCCCTCGAACGCGGTCGCGCTGCGCTTCCAGTGCCGGATCGAAGGCGTCGGCGTCGACCCGAACAACCCGCCGCTCGCCTGGGAGGCCTACGACGGCGCGAGCTGGGTCCCCTGCGAGGTCGAGCGCGACGAGACCGGCGGCCTCAACAAGGCCGGCGACGTCGTGCTGCACGTGCCGACCGGGCACGAGGCGGCGGTGCTCGACGGGCGGCGCGCCGCATGGCTGCGCTGCCGGGTGACCGAGCCCGAGCCGGGGCAGGCCTTCTACTCCTCCTCGCCGAGCATCGCCAACCTCTCGGCCTTCGTCGTCGGTGGCACGACGCGGGCGGTGCACGCCTCGGTCGTCGACGGGGAGATCATCGGCGTCTCCGAGGGCGTCGCCGGCCAGCGCTTCCACCTCCGCCAGGCGCCCGTCGTGTCCTCGCCCACGCCGCACGTCCTCGAGGTCGCCGGCGGCGAGGGCTGGGAGGAGTGGCGCGAGGTCGACACGTTCGCGGCGAGCGGGCCCGAGGACCGGCACTTCATGCTCGACCGCGTCACCGGCGAGGTCGTGCTCGGCCCGGCGGTGCGCCTCGAGGACGGGACGGTGCGCAACTACGGTGCCGTGCCGCCGAAGGGAGCACCGCTGCGGCTGCGCCAGTACCGTTCGGGCGGAGGCCAGCGGGGCAACGTGGCGCGCGGCGCCCTCGTCTCGATGAAGACGCCGGTCCCCTTCGTCGCACGCGTCGAGAACCGCGTCCCCGCGGCGGGCGGCGTGGACGGCGAGGACATCGAGAACGCGAAGGTGCGCGGCCCGATCAGCCTGCGGACGCTCGGCCGCGCGGTGACCGTCGAGGACTTCGAGATCCTCGCCCGGCAGGCGGCGGCGGGGATCGCCCGGGTGCGCGCCGTGCCGGCCGGCGGGGAGGGGACCGAGGAGGGCGTGCGCGTCCTCATCGTGCCCGCGGTCGCCGACGACGAGGACGGCAGGATCCCCTTCGAGCGCCTCGCGCCCTCCGAGGAGGTGCTCCGGCGCGTCGCGTCCGAGCTCGACACCAAGCGTACGATCGGGGCGCGCGTCGTCGTCGAGCCCCCCTTCTACCAGGGGATCACGGTGGTGGCGCAGCTGCGGGCGCGGCACTTCGCCGACCCGAGCCGGGTGCGCGACGACGCCACCGCCGCCCTCTACCGCTACCTGCACCCGATCCACGGCGGGGCGGACGGCGACGGGTGGGGCTTCGGCAGGCCGGTGCACGCCGGCGAGGTCTACGCCGTGCTCCAGCGCGTCGGCGGCGTCGAGCTCGTGGAGGCGGTCCAGCTCTACCCGGCTGATCCGGTGACCGGCGAGCGCGGGCCGGTCGCGCAGCGCCTCGACATCCCGTCGAACGCGCTGCTCTTCTCCTACGGCCACGAGGTGCGGGTGGTCGGGCCATGAGGGGCACGGTCGAGGGCCTCGCCAGCCCCTACACGTTCGGCGAGCTGCTCCCGTCCATCTACCAGGAGGACGGCTTCGCCCTCCGGTTCGTCTCAGCCTTCGACGACCTCGTCGCGCCGATCATCTCCGTGCTCGACAACATCGACGCCTACTTCGACCCGACGCTCGCGCCCGGCGACTTCGTCGCCTACCTCGCGAGCTGGGTCGGCGTGGAGCTCGACGAGACCTGGTCCGCGCGCTCTCGCGCCGAGCTCGTCGCGCAGGCCGTCGAGCTCTTCCGGGTGCGCGGCACCGTCGAGGGGCTGCGCCGCCACGTCGCCATCTACACCGGCGTCGAACCGGAGATCGAGGAGAGCGGCGGGTGCACCTGGTCGAGCGAGGCCGGCGCCGACCTGCCGGGCTCCGCACCTGCCCGGCTCGTCGTGCGCGTCCGGGTCGACGACCCGGCGACGGTGGACGTCCGCCGCCTCGACCGCCTCGTCGAGACCTCGAAGCCCGCCCACGTGCCCCACCGCGTCGAGGTGCTCGGGCCGTGATCGTGTGCAAGGCCTGCGGCCAGCACAACGAGGAGGCGGAGGAGTTCTGCGCCCGCTGCGGCCGCTACCTGCCGTGGTCCGGCGAGCGCGTCGAGCTCGTCACGCCAGCCGAGCCGGAGCCCGTCGCCGAGCCCGAGCCGGAGCCGCCACGACCGGGTCTCCTCGCCCGGGTGCTCGCGCGCCTCGGGCGTCGCCCGAGACCTTCGCCGGGCGCTGCGCTGGCGCCGGCGCGCGACCCGGACACCGTCGTGGTGCCGGCAGTGCGCCCACCGGCCGACCCGCACGCCACCGAGGCCGAGACGGCGCCGACCGAGCCGGCCGCGCCCGAGGAGCCGGACGGCGGTGGGGTCATCATCCCGCTCAGTTCGCCGTCCTCTGGTCCAGCGCCGGAGGCCGCCGCCTCCGGGCCGACGGCGCTCCTCACCGGCTCGCCAGCGATCGAGCAGGGGGCGGTCGAGCCGGCGCGCCCCGGCGACCACCCGTCGCTCGGCCCGTCTCGCGCCCGCGCCGTCGTGCTGCGCAAGCCCACCGAGGCCCAGCGCGCCGAGCGGCGGCGACAGTCGGCGACCGTCCTCGCACCGATCGTCCAGGAGCTCCCGACCGGTCCCCAGCCCGGGGACGTCTTCTGCCGGCGCTGCGGCCAGTTCAACGCGCCGACGCGCGTCTTCTGCCGGCGCTGCGGCACCGAGCTCGACCTGTCGGAGCTCGACGTGGAGCAGTCCTACGTCCCGCTCAGCTGGTGGCGCCGCCACCTGCGCCGAGACGTGCGCGTCGTCGGCGTGGGCGAGCGGCCCGGGCGGTGGGGGAAGGCGAGCTCGGGGGGCGGGGCCTCAGGGATGCTGATGCGCGTCATGGCGCGCGCCGGTGCGGTGTTCATCGGCGCGGCGATCGTCCTCAGCTTCCTCGGGCCGGTCGCGCAGCCGCTGCGCAGCTGGTACCTGCGCACGTACCGGTCGATCCTGCACCGGGTGAACGTCACCTACACCCAGCAGTTCGCGGTCGGCGCCAACGCCACCTCCTCGGCGCCGAACCACCCCCCCGGCCTCGCCATCGACGACGCCACGAACACCTACTGGCAGTCCAAGCCGACGAGGCGCGACGGCGCGGGCCAGTCGCTTACCGTCGTCTTCTCACAGCCGACGACGCTCGACCGCATCGGTGTCCTCTCGGGAGCCGGGCCGAGCGAGCAGGCGTTCCTCTCCGAGGCGCGCCCGAAGCGGATCGAGCTCATCTTCCCCCGAAAGCCCCCCATCTTCGAGACGCTCCAGGACACCCCGAGCTTCCAGCGCCTCGCCCTCCACGTCGTCGGCATCAGTGCGATGACGGTGAAGATCCTCTCCGTCTACCCCTCGGCGACGGGCCACGCGGTCGCGATCACCGAGCTCGAGTTCTTCCAGCGGACGTGACGCGATGCACGTGGACCAGCGCGCGCGAGCAGGCCGCGCCGTGCCAGGCGGAGCGGCGATCCCAGCCCGCGCGCGCGCCGGGCGCCTCCGGGCCGTGCTCGCCGGAGTGGCGATGACCGCCCTCGCAGGGGGGCTCGTGCCCGCCGGTTCCGCCGGCGCTACCACCTCGGGCGGCCTCGGCTCGCTCGACCTCAGCTTCGGCAACCTGCCGACAGGCCAGAGCGCGCACACCGGCGTCGCCTCGCTCTCCCAGGCTGGCAACCTCGCGGCGGTGGCCTACGACGCCGCCGACGGCGACGTCGTCGCCGCGGGCCAGGACACCGCAGTCACCCCGCATCAGCTCGCGATCGGGCGGTTCAGCCTGGACGGGAGCCCCGACGGCTCCTTCTCCTCGAGCCCGTCGGCAGGCCTCGCCCTCGCCGGCCTGGGCTCGAGCGGCAGCGGGTCGGCAGCCGAGACCGTCGCCGTCTACCCGAGCGGCGCCAACGGCTACGCCGGCGACGTCGTCGCGGCCGGCTGGCAGGAGCCGCAGAGCGTCGAGCAGCCCGCCCTCGTGCGCTACGTGCCGGCCAGCCAGTCCTTCGACTCGAGCTTCGACAGCGCCGTGGCCAACGAGCTCTCGCAGGTCGGGCTGACGGGCGGGTCGTTCCAGGCGGTGGCGATCGAGCCGCCGACGGCGCCGGGTGTCGCCGGCGACGTCGTGGCGGCGGGGACCGTCTCCACCGCCGGCGCGCCCCTCGGCGAGGTCGGGGTGTTCGTCTTCGACGCCTCGGGCGGCCTCGTTGCCTCCTACCTCCACCAGGTCGGGAACGCGAACTACCCCGACACCGTTGGGGGCGTGGCCGTCGACCCGACCTCGGGCGCCGTCTTCGTCACGGGCGGCGACCGGGCGAGCGACTGCGGAAGCACGAAGCAGGAGGCCTTCGTCCTCGAGCTCGCGCCCTCGACCTTTCAGCCGCCCTCGTCGGGCTTCGGTGCTGGTGGGCTCGTCCAGCTCGACGACTGCTCGTCGTCGTCGGGCGGCCTCGTCGCGAACGCCGTCGCGGTGAACAGCGCCGCCTCGGACGTCCCCTACCTCGTCGCTGCTGGCACCGACGAGACCGCGCCGACCTCGGCCGTGCTGATCGGGCTCACGGCGAGCGGCTCGCCCGCGTCGAGCTTCGGCTTCCCCGCCTCCGGCTACCTCTCCCAGTCAGCGCTCTCGCGCGGCCTCGCCGTCGCCTACGTCGAGCAGTCGCCGACCGACTCAACCCCCGCCGGGGTCGTCCTCGGCGGGCCGTCGCAGTCCGGCTCGCCCCAGTACGCGAGCGTCGCCCTCTACGGCGCCGGGACGCCGACAGCGCTCGACGAGGGCTTCGGCAGCTCGGGGGTTTCCTCGGTCGTCGTGTGCACGTCTGGCGGGGCGACCTGCGGCTCCGGCCTCGCCGTCCAGCCCGACGGGAACGTGCTGGTCGCGGGCGACGTCGAGGGGACCCCGCCGGCGACCCAGGACAGCCTGTCGGTGGCGCGCCTCGTGGACCGCGCCGTCACGGTCATTGGTCCGGGGACGGTCGCGGTCACCGGCGCGGGCCAGAGCGCCACCTTCCAGGTGAGCCTCGTCTCAGCGACGCTCGGCCAGGCGAGCGTGTCCGTGCAGTACGCGACGGCGGACGGGAGCGCGCGGGCCGGGACGAACTACACGAGCGCGAGCGGGACGATCACCTTTCCGTGCTCCTCGAGCGAGCCCGCCGGGGTGACCTGCTCGGGCGACACGGCCTCGGTCGTCGTCCCCCTGCTCTTCCCGGCCGGAGCGTCGGGGGACCTCGCCTTCTCGCTCGACCTGAGCAACCCGCAGAACGCAGGTCTGATCAGCACCTCCGCGAGCGCGACGATCGCCTACCCGGCGGCCTCGCCCCCGTCGAGCGGGTCCGGCGGCTCCTCGAGCACCCCGACGACGACGACGACGTCACCCCCGTCGTCGCCCGTCGCCGGGCGCGGCTACTGGGTCGTCACCGCGAACGGCCGGGTCTTCGCCTTCGGGGACGCGAGGAACTACGGCTCGGTGAGCCCCCGCAGGCTCGGCGGCAGGGTCGCGGCGATCGCCCCCGCGGCCGCGGGCGAGGGCTACTGGATCGTGTCGACGA includes:
- a CDS encoding VgrG-related protein; this encodes MDTQWSSSLVIEVDGVPLDPLVADLLVGAVVENSMHLPDMFELVFTDPAADVAELGGFVPGAEVVISVDNGEPVPVPLVVGEVTALELEYDQTGKRTIIRGLDLSNRLMRGKKTRVFEDMLASEIVEEILAENGIELNEIEPTDDLIEYKLQAGVTDWDFIQTLAMDCGYRAYMSDGVFTFAPAVPPVEGDVPGTLEESGPTQIVVGDSLIRLRAVVRSNEQVEDVQVTGWSPLEDAPVIGVSPAEAIATETVVQPEELASVEGANSFLYLGFPTADEDAAETKAAALGNQLAESYAELEGECMGDAALKAGVAINLSLAGASFDGAYTLTSTRHVFSPESGYTTQFSASGWQDRTLLGLAKGPEVGVTPPPQRINGVVSATVVNVRDPEEQGRVQVLYEWMDTEGVAMSDWARVVQIGAGEGFGFFWLPEEGDEVLVSFEQGDPSRPVVLGSLYNTVLEPAAPAAIDEATGLVAMRRISSRFYHNITFLDSEEQTGILIETGDELAGIFLDADEQVISIYNLDGDIAISGTDIQISAEGDLSLEAVGELSISAASVTIEGEGDVSLSGAAVELTAEGEMSLDGPIVTING
- a CDS encoding GPW/gp25 family protein, giving the protein MAQEFIGSGWAFPLSTTSTGSIALVSGDREIEESIRIILSTAYGERPMRPEFGCGIHDHVFDPADATTAGLIAFEVKRSLARWEPRITVLGVDVMVDRVHEATMYIDIRYTKRGTNDPRNLVFPFYVIPEEGSPR
- a CDS encoding putative baseplate assembly protein gives rise to the protein MTLPVPNLDDRRFQDYVDDAKRLVQQRCPEWTDHNVSDPGVTLIETFAYMVDQLTFRLNKVPDRNYVKFLELIGVHLFPPSAAETLVTFWLTSPQDRPVVVPRGTRVSTQRVSKEEPVVFETTEALTVVSSSLASVVSVLAGDRSVDHSERLGREEFPCFGAVPMPGEALLLGLREAVPSNAVALRFQCRIEGVGVDPNNPPLAWEAYDGASWVPCEVERDETGGLNKAGDVVLHVPTGHEAAVLDGRRAAWLRCRVTEPEPGQAFYSSSPSIANLSAFVVGGTTRAVHASVVDGEIIGVSEGVAGQRFHLRQAPVVSSPTPHVLEVAGGEGWEEWREVDTFAASGPEDRHFMLDRVTGEVVLGPAVRLEDGTVRNYGAVPPKGAPLRLRQYRSGGGQRGNVARGALVSMKTPVPFVARVENRVPAAGGVDGEDIENAKVRGPISLRTLGRAVTVEDFEILARQAAAGIARVRAVPAGGEGTEEGVRVLIVPAVADDEDGRIPFERLAPSEEVLRRVASELDTKRTIGARVVVEPPFYQGITVVAQLRARHFADPSRVRDDATAALYRYLHPIHGGADGDGWGFGRPVHAGEVYAVLQRVGGVELVEAVQLYPADPVTGERGPVAQRLDIPSNALLFSYGHEVRVVGP
- a CDS encoding phage tail protein, encoding MRGTVEGLASPYTFGELLPSIYQEDGFALRFVSAFDDLVAPIISVLDNIDAYFDPTLAPGDFVAYLASWVGVELDETWSARSRAELVAQAVELFRVRGTVEGLRRHVAIYTGVEPEIEESGGCTWSSEAGADLPGSAPARLVVRVRVDDPATVDVRRLDRLVETSKPAHVPHRVEVLGP
- a CDS encoding Calx-beta domain-containing protein codes for the protein MPGGAAIPARARAGRLRAVLAGVAMTALAGGLVPAGSAGATTSGGLGSLDLSFGNLPTGQSAHTGVASLSQAGNLAAVAYDAADGDVVAAGQDTAVTPHQLAIGRFSLDGSPDGSFSSSPSAGLALAGLGSSGSGSAAETVAVYPSGANGYAGDVVAAGWQEPQSVEQPALVRYVPASQSFDSSFDSAVANELSQVGLTGGSFQAVAIEPPTAPGVAGDVVAAGTVSTAGAPLGEVGVFVFDASGGLVASYLHQVGNANYPDTVGGVAVDPTSGAVFVTGGDRASDCGSTKQEAFVLELAPSTFQPPSSGFGAGGLVQLDDCSSSSGGLVANAVAVNSAASDVPYLVAAGTDETAPTSAVLIGLTASGSPASSFGFPASGYLSQSALSRGLAVAYVEQSPTDSTPAGVVLGGPSQSGSPQYASVALYGAGTPTALDEGFGSSGVSSVVVCTSGGATCGSGLAVQPDGNVLVAGDVEGTPPATQDSLSVARLVDRAVTVIGPGTVAVTGAGQSATFQVSLVSATLGQASVSVQYATADGSARAGTNYTSASGTITFPCSSSEPAGVTCSGDTASVVVPLLFPAGASGDLAFSLDLSNPQNAGLISTSASATIAYPAASPPSSGSGGSSSTPTTTTTSPPSSPVAGRGYWVVTANGRVFAFGDARNYGSVSPRRLGGRVAAIAPAAAGEGYWIVSTSGRVFAFGTARSYGSVPRRRLRGRIVAIAVAPRGTGYLLVSSTGAVYGFGRIRSHGSVPRRRLDGPIVAVATTSNGGGYWLASTRGRVYAFGNARSRGSVRPKLLKGSVSGLARTASNGGYWIVSTTGQVFAFGNAHRYGSVPRKRLRGRASSIVPTPNGRGYWVVTSAGRIYPFGDARSYGSPSTRFAVAGMAST